Proteins encoded by one window of Chondromyces crocatus:
- a CDS encoding S1 family peptidase, with product MAAASLAGCVGEAVDDTTQDPSIGESSQGIRGGYETNEHPAIVGILALFERDSALCTGTLIAPNVVLTAQHCVADIENDVNGGVACGRTTFGAPYRPGQFFVTTRPSLSDEMEDYVAVRDVLVPEGRIQVCGDDVAILVLDRPLTAEEAVPVTPRVDESLVKNEQYTALGYGATDDFGSGAGSRRQRDGLTVTCVAEACPAFYATPAEWQGDAGICQGDSGGPAIDAAGRVVGVASRGAAECELPIYAHVFAWADWLKEKTVHAAGLAGYEAPPWTRGTPTNPVYEAPTGASCSSDETCAGGICHDGYCSRPCTELAACPSGYTCKTATDAESEEAFCARSATPRSDEDASAQSSGALCSVGSPGEDPTKPIPWIVSGAVGALALLRRRRAC from the coding sequence ATGGCCGCCGCGTCCCTCGCCGGGTGCGTCGGCGAGGCCGTCGACGACACGACGCAGGATCCGTCGATCGGCGAGTCGTCCCAGGGAATTCGAGGCGGCTACGAGACGAACGAGCACCCCGCCATCGTGGGGATCCTCGCACTCTTCGAGCGGGACAGCGCGCTCTGCACCGGCACGCTGATCGCCCCCAACGTCGTGCTCACCGCGCAGCACTGCGTCGCGGACATCGAGAACGACGTCAACGGCGGGGTTGCCTGCGGGCGCACGACGTTCGGCGCGCCCTACCGCCCGGGCCAGTTCTTCGTCACGACCCGGCCCTCCCTCTCCGACGAGATGGAGGACTACGTCGCCGTGCGTGACGTGCTCGTGCCCGAGGGGCGCATCCAGGTCTGTGGTGACGACGTGGCGATCCTCGTCCTGGACCGACCCCTCACGGCAGAGGAGGCGGTCCCCGTCACCCCGCGCGTCGACGAGTCCCTCGTGAAGAACGAGCAGTACACGGCGCTCGGATACGGTGCGACGGACGACTTCGGCTCGGGCGCAGGCTCGCGACGACAGCGCGATGGGCTGACCGTCACCTGCGTCGCCGAGGCGTGCCCCGCGTTCTACGCAACCCCGGCGGAGTGGCAGGGGGACGCGGGCATCTGCCAGGGCGACTCCGGTGGACCGGCCATCGACGCCGCAGGCCGGGTGGTGGGGGTCGCGTCCCGGGGGGCCGCAGAATGCGAACTCCCGATCTACGCCCACGTGTTCGCCTGGGCAGACTGGCTGAAAGAGAAGACCGTCCACGCCGCAGGGCTCGCGGGCTACGAAGCACCGCCATGGACGCGGGGCACCCCCACCAACCCCGTCTACGAGGCGCCCACCGGAGCGAGCTGCTCATCCGACGAAACGTGCGCTGGCGGCATCTGCCACGACGGCTACTGCTCTCGGCCTTGCACGGAACTGGCTGCATGCCCGAGCGGCTACACCTGCAAGACGGCCACCGACGCCGAGAGCGAGGAGGCCTTCTGCGCCAGGTCGGCCACCCCGCGCAGCGACGAGGACGCCAGTGCACAGAGCAGCGGTGCGCTCTGCAGCGTCGGATCGCCCGGGGAAGACCCCACCAAGCCGATTCCCTGGATCGTGAGCGGAGCAGTCGGCGCGCTCGCCCTGCTCCGGCGCCGACGCGCCTGCTGA
- the sdhA gene encoding succinate dehydrogenase flavoprotein subunit, giving the protein MAAKNMIKREGGKIRRVVVVGGGLAGLMTTIKLCEAGVPVDLVSLVPVKRSHSACAQGGINASVNTKGEGDSAQIHLEETAYGGDFLANQPPVKGMADAAPGIVHMLDRMGVPFNRTPEGLLDFRRFGGTLYHRTAFAGATTGQQLLYALDEQVRRYEVVDVKDELGVGIPGERMVRKFEHWDFLGAVLDEAGTCVGCVAQDLKSMQIRAFTGDAVVLATGGCGMLFGRSTMSVICTGTAASAVYQQGAVYANGEFIQVHPTAIPGADKLRLISESARGEGGRVWVPKDVRDRRDPKEIPERERDYILERMYPGYGNLVPRDIASRAIFKTCFHERRGVFSPDTGRNELEVYLDLTHKDEKFLRDRLAGVLEIYEKFAGVDPYRNPMRVFPAVHYSMGGLWVDFEADASGSLKVGSPRNQATSIPGLYAVGEVEYQYHGANRLGANSLLSCLYAGMVAGPAVASYRKGLRRSAFDVPRSVFEEAERRHEATYQRILTQNRMEKHSEGDIENAYRLHADLGELMLRDCTIERDNGLLSGVLAELGEMEERVKRVRCTDAAPRVNQGAPFVRHLENMIVLARVVAEGAMRRDESRGAHFKPDFPQRNDAEWLRTTLVQHAGPGEVRFVRSFDYVCAGERVHVTDAVDTSLVVPRERRYEHAGAASAKSTAEQEGASS; this is encoded by the coding sequence ATGGCCGCGAAGAACATGATCAAGCGTGAGGGGGGAAAGATCCGGCGGGTGGTGGTCGTCGGTGGCGGGCTCGCCGGGCTGATGACCACCATCAAGCTCTGCGAGGCCGGGGTTCCGGTCGATCTCGTCTCTCTCGTTCCGGTGAAGCGCTCGCACTCGGCGTGTGCGCAGGGCGGGATCAACGCTTCGGTCAACACCAAGGGCGAAGGGGACAGCGCGCAGATTCATCTCGAAGAGACGGCCTACGGGGGGGATTTCCTCGCGAACCAGCCTCCGGTCAAGGGCATGGCCGACGCGGCTCCGGGCATCGTGCACATGCTCGACCGGATGGGTGTCCCCTTCAACCGGACCCCGGAGGGGTTGCTCGATTTCCGCCGCTTCGGGGGCACGCTCTACCACCGCACCGCCTTCGCGGGCGCGACCACGGGCCAGCAGCTGCTCTACGCGCTCGACGAGCAGGTGCGCCGTTACGAGGTCGTCGACGTCAAAGACGAGCTGGGCGTGGGGATTCCAGGCGAGAGGATGGTGCGCAAGTTCGAGCACTGGGATTTTCTCGGCGCCGTGCTCGATGAGGCTGGCACCTGTGTCGGCTGTGTCGCGCAGGATCTCAAGTCGATGCAGATCCGGGCCTTCACCGGGGATGCGGTGGTCCTCGCGACGGGAGGCTGCGGCATGCTCTTCGGTCGGTCGACGATGAGCGTGATCTGCACGGGGACTGCGGCTTCGGCCGTGTACCAGCAGGGGGCCGTCTACGCGAACGGTGAGTTCATCCAGGTCCACCCGACGGCCATCCCGGGGGCGGACAAGCTGCGGTTGATCTCGGAGAGCGCGCGCGGGGAAGGGGGGCGTGTCTGGGTGCCGAAGGATGTCCGGGATCGCCGCGATCCGAAGGAGATCCCCGAGCGCGAGCGCGACTACATCCTGGAGCGGATGTACCCGGGCTACGGCAACCTCGTTCCCCGCGACATTGCTTCCCGCGCGATCTTCAAGACCTGTTTCCACGAACGGCGCGGTGTCTTCAGCCCAGACACGGGGCGCAATGAACTCGAGGTCTACCTGGACCTGACCCACAAGGACGAGAAGTTCCTGCGGGATCGTCTGGCTGGCGTGCTGGAGATCTACGAGAAGTTCGCGGGCGTCGATCCGTACAGGAACCCGATGCGGGTCTTTCCGGCCGTGCACTATTCGATGGGCGGTCTCTGGGTCGATTTCGAGGCGGATGCGAGCGGGTCGCTGAAGGTGGGATCGCCCAGGAACCAGGCGACCAGCATTCCCGGTCTCTATGCGGTCGGCGAGGTGGAGTACCAGTATCACGGAGCGAATCGACTCGGTGCCAACTCGCTCCTCTCGTGCCTCTATGCGGGGATGGTCGCCGGGCCTGCGGTGGCGAGCTACCGGAAGGGCCTGCGCCGCAGTGCGTTCGATGTTCCGCGTTCCGTCTTCGAGGAGGCGGAGAGGCGTCACGAGGCGACGTACCAGCGCATCCTCACGCAGAACCGGATGGAGAAGCACAGCGAGGGGGACATCGAGAACGCTTACCGTCTGCATGCAGACCTGGGCGAACTCATGCTCCGCGACTGCACCATCGAGCGTGACAATGGGCTCCTGTCCGGCGTGCTCGCCGAACTCGGTGAGATGGAGGAGCGGGTGAAGCGGGTGCGCTGCACCGACGCCGCGCCGCGGGTGAACCAGGGGGCGCCGTTCGTGCGTCACCTGGAGAACATGATCGTGCTGGCGCGGGTGGTGGCCGAGGGGGCGATGCGGCGGGACGAGTCCCGGGGTGCGCACTTCAAGCCGGATTTTCCGCAGCGGAATGACGCGGAGTGGCTGCGCACCACGCTGGTGCAGCACGCCGGGCCGGGCGAGGTGCGCTTCGTGCGGTCCTTCGATTACGTTTGCGCTGGTGAGAGGGTGCACGTGACGGATGCGGTGGATACCTCGCTGGTGGTACCCCGGGAGCGCCGCTACGAGCACGCCGGCGCGGCGAGCGCGAAGAGCACGGCGGAGCAGGAGGGGGCGTCGTCATGA
- a CDS encoding TlyA family RNA methyltransferase has protein sequence MTRARADALLVSSGLAASRTQAQALIMAGRVTTASQRIDKPGTLLPGDTPLFVAPGPRFVSRGGEKLDHAIAAFTAVGLTVEGKFCLDVGASTGGFTDCLLQRGAARVVAVDVGYGQLAASLRTDPRVDVRERVNARDLRPEDLGAPIDLVVVDASFIGIGKLIDAIATLLRPGGELVALIKPQFEAGRRAVARGRGVIRDEATRLEAVATARHDVEAAKFDVLAEEDSALRGPKGNLERFLYARRRDGG, from the coding sequence ATGACCCGCGCGCGCGCCGACGCCCTCCTCGTCTCTTCCGGGCTCGCTGCCTCACGAACGCAAGCCCAGGCGCTGATCATGGCCGGGCGCGTCACCACGGCGAGCCAGCGCATCGACAAACCCGGCACCCTCCTGCCCGGCGACACCCCCCTCTTCGTGGCGCCCGGGCCGCGCTTCGTCTCCCGGGGTGGTGAAAAGCTCGATCATGCGATCGCCGCGTTCACCGCGGTCGGCCTCACCGTGGAGGGAAAGTTCTGCCTCGACGTCGGTGCCTCCACGGGCGGGTTCACCGACTGCCTGCTCCAGCGCGGCGCCGCGCGCGTGGTCGCCGTCGACGTCGGCTACGGCCAGCTCGCCGCCAGCTTGCGCACCGATCCGAGGGTCGACGTGCGCGAGCGCGTCAACGCACGCGACCTCCGCCCCGAAGACCTGGGCGCCCCGATCGACCTGGTCGTCGTCGACGCATCGTTCATCGGCATCGGCAAGCTCATCGACGCCATCGCCACCTTGCTGCGGCCCGGCGGTGAGCTGGTGGCCCTGATCAAGCCCCAGTTCGAAGCAGGACGCCGCGCCGTCGCCCGGGGTCGCGGCGTCATCCGCGACGAGGCCACGCGCCTCGAAGCCGTCGCCACGGCGCGCCACGACGTCGAAGCCGCAAAGTTCGACGTCCTCGCCGAGGAAGACAGCGCACTGCGTGGCCCCAAGGGCAATCTGGAGCGCTTCCTGTACGCCCGGCGCCGGGATGGGGGCTGA
- a CDS encoding branched-chain amino acid ABC transporter permease produces the protein MKILSALVTGIAQGSMIALIALGYTMVYGILKLINFAHSEVFMMSAFIGLFAITAFGGADAPLVAGVGGILCAMAFAGVLGVLVERIAYAPLRKRGRGLSNTRITPLVTALGMSVLLQNVAQLLFTARYRNYPQLLPIEHTRKIIFVTALVVMIGLELLVKRTWMGKAMRAISMNPEAARLMGIKTHRVIAITFVTGSMLAAIGAVLFCLDQSPVYPTAGVVIGTRAFVAAVIGGIGNITGAMLGGLLIGVIGELTKLTPYSGLQDVLVFAALIVVLLVRPTGLLGKPGTEKV, from the coding sequence ATGAAGATCTTGAGCGCCCTGGTCACCGGGATCGCGCAGGGGTCGATGATCGCCCTCATCGCCCTCGGCTACACGATGGTCTACGGCATCCTCAAGCTCATCAACTTCGCGCACAGCGAGGTGTTCATGATGAGCGCCTTCATCGGCCTGTTCGCCATCACGGCGTTCGGTGGCGCCGACGCCCCCCTCGTCGCCGGCGTCGGCGGCATCCTGTGCGCCATGGCCTTCGCCGGCGTCCTCGGCGTCCTCGTCGAGCGGATCGCCTACGCCCCGCTCCGCAAGCGCGGCCGGGGCCTGTCGAACACGCGCATCACGCCGCTCGTCACCGCCCTCGGGATGAGCGTGCTCCTGCAGAACGTCGCCCAGCTCCTGTTCACGGCGCGCTACCGCAACTACCCCCAGCTCCTGCCCATCGAGCACACCCGCAAGATCATCTTCGTCACCGCCCTCGTGGTGATGATCGGCCTCGAACTCCTCGTGAAACGCACCTGGATGGGCAAGGCCATGCGCGCCATCAGCATGAACCCGGAAGCCGCGCGGCTCATGGGCATCAAGACCCACCGGGTCATCGCCATCACCTTCGTCACGGGCTCGATGCTCGCTGCCATCGGCGCCGTGCTCTTCTGCCTCGACCAGTCGCCCGTCTACCCCACCGCCGGCGTGGTCATCGGGACCCGCGCCTTCGTCGCCGCCGTCATCGGGGGCATCGGCAACATCACCGGCGCGATGCTCGGCGGCCTCCTCATCGGCGTCATCGGCGAGCTGACCAAGCTGACACCGTATTCCGGCCTCCAGGATGTCCTGGTCTTCGCCGCGCTGATCGTCGTGCTCCTGGTGCGTCCGACGGGCCTCCTGGGCAAGCCGGGCACCGAGAAGGTGTAG
- a CDS encoding ABC transporter substrate-binding protein, with the protein MIASGIAISALSLGCSNKGGADGAGSGRSAANASEWKVGAYVSLSGEDTAFGTDSKEGIELAVEEINKAGGPKGKPIKILFEDDKSKPEEATNKVLQLIDRDHVIAILGEVASARSRAGGIVANKKKIPMITPSSTHPDVTKDRPFVFRACFTDDVQGRMGARFVVNELKKKKIALLFASDDLYSSGLATEFRDEAKKLGAEIVIEKKFLKKETNFTTYINEIKSANPEIIYAPIYYNAMAPIARQAKAAGVPGSMFMGGDGWDALELVRDAGEEMEGAYFTSHFAPDVPWPNSKDFVEKYKARYGGRTPSAIAAMAYDATRLLADAIGRAKADTPEAVRDAIAETKGFQGATGTINIDSERNADKPIVVVQIKNKQFTFHSAVGTNAPAQP; encoded by the coding sequence ATGATCGCGAGTGGAATTGCGATCAGCGCCTTGTCGCTCGGGTGTTCGAACAAGGGCGGCGCGGACGGCGCCGGATCGGGTCGTAGCGCCGCGAACGCGTCCGAGTGGAAGGTCGGCGCCTACGTGAGCCTCTCCGGCGAAGACACCGCCTTCGGCACGGACAGCAAGGAAGGCATCGAGCTCGCCGTCGAGGAGATCAACAAGGCCGGCGGCCCGAAGGGCAAGCCGATCAAGATCCTCTTCGAGGACGACAAATCGAAGCCCGAAGAGGCGACCAACAAAGTCCTCCAGCTCATCGACCGGGACCACGTGATCGCGATCCTCGGCGAGGTCGCCTCCGCGCGCTCACGCGCCGGCGGAATCGTCGCCAACAAGAAGAAGATCCCGATGATCACCCCCTCGTCGACGCACCCGGACGTCACGAAAGATCGCCCCTTCGTCTTCCGCGCCTGCTTCACCGACGACGTGCAGGGCCGCATGGGCGCTCGCTTCGTCGTGAACGAGCTGAAGAAGAAGAAGATCGCGCTCCTCTTCGCCTCCGACGACCTCTACTCCTCGGGCCTCGCCACCGAGTTCCGCGACGAGGCGAAGAAGCTCGGCGCCGAGATCGTGATCGAGAAGAAGTTCCTCAAGAAAGAGACGAACTTCACGACCTACATCAACGAGATCAAGTCGGCCAACCCCGAGATCATCTACGCCCCCATCTACTACAACGCGATGGCCCCCATCGCCCGCCAGGCCAAGGCCGCCGGTGTCCCCGGCAGCATGTTCATGGGCGGCGACGGCTGGGACGCGCTCGAACTGGTGCGCGACGCTGGCGAAGAGATGGAAGGCGCCTACTTCACCAGCCACTTCGCCCCCGACGTCCCCTGGCCCAACTCCAAGGACTTCGTCGAGAAGTACAAGGCGCGCTACGGCGGCAGGACCCCCTCCGCCATCGCTGCCATGGCCTACGACGCCACCCGTCTCCTCGCCGACGCCATCGGCCGCGCCAAGGCCGACACGCCCGAAGCCGTCCGCGACGCGATCGCGGAGACCAAGGGCTTCCAGGGCGCGACCGGGACCATCAACATCGACAGCGAGCGCAACGCCGACAAGCCGATCGTCGTCGTCCAGATCAAGAACAAGCAGTTCACCTTCCACAGCGCCGTCGGCACCAACGCCCCCGCACAGCCCTAG
- a CDS encoding ABC transporter substrate-binding protein: protein MIQSRRSTLLALASFALAACGKRKEEAATTPGGAPRVVSLSPSTTEAVFSLGAGPALVGRSRYCDSPAEAKRLPAVGGYADPNVEAILALQPTLVVGARGPAGPALEETLRAHGVATFFPETESIAQIEQMLLDLGQRLGVEPAATRTVARMHTRCEAVEAAAQGRPRVRVALLFDAGPLVAAGPGGFPDELLRRVGGENVITRGGPYPTLSIEALLALDPEVLLDATEVHEGAPGPSRLLALRDTPGFRELRAMREGHIRVLDSATALRPGPRICDGLAAVARAVHGDALALPALPEEAP, encoded by the coding sequence TTGATCCAGAGCCGCCGTTCGACCCTCCTCGCCCTCGCTTCCTTCGCGCTCGCCGCCTGCGGCAAGCGCAAGGAGGAAGCCGCAACCACGCCCGGCGGGGCCCCTCGCGTGGTCTCCCTGTCTCCGAGCACCACCGAGGCGGTCTTCTCCCTCGGCGCGGGTCCAGCGCTCGTCGGCCGGTCGCGTTACTGCGACTCCCCTGCGGAGGCGAAGCGTCTTCCGGCGGTCGGCGGGTATGCCGATCCGAACGTGGAGGCGATCCTCGCGCTGCAGCCCACCCTCGTCGTTGGCGCTCGGGGTCCGGCGGGTCCCGCCCTCGAAGAGACGCTCCGCGCCCACGGCGTCGCCACCTTCTTCCCCGAGACCGAGTCCATCGCCCAGATCGAGCAGATGCTCCTGGATCTCGGCCAGCGTCTCGGGGTCGAGCCCGCAGCAACGCGCACCGTCGCCCGGATGCACACCCGCTGCGAGGCGGTCGAAGCCGCCGCGCAAGGACGCCCTCGGGTGCGCGTCGCCCTCCTCTTCGACGCCGGACCCCTCGTCGCCGCGGGCCCGGGCGGCTTCCCGGACGAGCTGCTCCGCCGCGTGGGTGGGGAGAACGTGATCACCCGCGGCGGCCCGTACCCGACACTGAGCATCGAGGCGCTCCTGGCGCTGGATCCAGAGGTCCTCCTCGACGCCACCGAGGTCCACGAGGGAGCCCCTGGTCCCTCGCGGCTGCTCGCGCTACGCGACACCCCTGGTTTCCGTGAACTCCGCGCCATGCGAGAAGGACACATCCGTGTGCTCGACAGCGCCACCGCGCTCCGCCCTGGCCCGCGCATCTGCGACGGCCTCGCCGCGGTGGCACGCGCCGTTCACGGAGATGCCCTCGCTCTCCCCGCCTTGCCCGAGGAAGCTCCATGA
- the sdhB gene encoding succinate dehydrogenase iron-sulfur subunit has protein sequence MTDASEASGERAAKRGAGRKGRAGAASASEHADAPQGSGRVVHLRIRRQDAPDRPETGRWEEFKVAYLPRMNVISALQQIQKDPRTADGQEVAPVVWEAVCLEEVCGACTMVVNGRVRQACSTLVDALAPKGEVITIEPMSKFPLVRDLIVDRGRMFEDMKRVHAWIDIDGTHEIGPGPRESPEAQQERYPLSRCMTCGCCVEACPQYGPSNDFVGAFAISLVRLYNLHPTGKLQKTARLESVMGEGGVTDCGKSQNCVEVCPKEIPLVDSIASVSRDATKHLLFGWLLK, from the coding sequence ATGACGGACGCGAGCGAGGCGAGCGGAGAGCGGGCGGCGAAGCGCGGGGCCGGGAGGAAGGGCAGGGCCGGCGCGGCGTCCGCGAGCGAGCACGCCGACGCACCGCAGGGGAGCGGGCGGGTGGTGCATCTCCGCATCCGGCGGCAGGATGCGCCGGATCGGCCCGAGACGGGCCGCTGGGAGGAGTTCAAGGTCGCCTACCTGCCGCGCATGAACGTGATCAGTGCGCTCCAGCAGATCCAGAAGGACCCGCGCACGGCGGATGGCCAGGAGGTCGCGCCGGTGGTCTGGGAGGCGGTGTGTCTGGAGGAGGTCTGCGGTGCATGCACGATGGTGGTGAACGGGCGGGTGCGTCAGGCCTGCTCGACGCTGGTCGATGCCCTCGCGCCGAAGGGTGAGGTGATCACCATCGAGCCCATGTCGAAGTTCCCGCTGGTGCGGGATCTGATCGTCGATCGCGGTCGGATGTTCGAGGACATGAAGCGGGTCCACGCGTGGATCGACATCGATGGGACGCACGAGATTGGCCCTGGTCCGCGTGAGTCACCGGAAGCACAGCAGGAGCGCTACCCGCTCTCGCGCTGCATGACGTGCGGCTGCTGTGTCGAGGCGTGCCCGCAGTACGGGCCTTCGAACGACTTCGTGGGTGCGTTCGCGATCAGCCTGGTGCGCCTCTACAACCTGCATCCGACGGGCAAGCTGCAGAAGACCGCTCGGCTGGAGTCGGTGATGGGGGAGGGCGGTGTGACCGACTGCGGCAAGTCGCAGAACTGCGTGGAGGTGTGCCCGAAAGAGATTCCGCTCGTGGACTCGATCGCGTCGGTGTCCCGCGATGCGACCAAGCACCTCTTGTTCGGCTGGCTTTTGAAGTAG